One genomic window of Gavia stellata isolate bGavSte3 chromosome 7, bGavSte3.hap2, whole genome shotgun sequence includes the following:
- the RIOX1 gene encoding ribosomal oxygenase 1 translates to MAAGGAEEQRRRLGRVSALSVYRRAAGAGRLERRRRGTPLPAGGKRAKARPRRGGAGSGGPEPEAPLPPPSAAAPPSRVERAKAQPRRGEAGGGGPEPEVPPQPPPSAAAPPSRVERAKAPAGSPEAKRRGGPRPAGEGGGVVGLLRRLGRLEDSRQRAAELFGWLVAPVAPGEFLGRHWERAPLLLRRGDPGYYAGLFSTADFDAALQGGEVHFGTHLDVTSYAEGVRETHNPSGRALPAVVWDFYQNGCSLRLLSPQAFSPTVWHFLSILQEHFGSMVGANTYLTPPGTQGFAPHYDDIEAFVLQLEGKKHWRVYSPRTDAEVLPQFSSANLTQAELGEPMLETVLEAGDLLYFPRGFIHQGDCLPDAHSLHITVSSYQRNSWGDLLEKLLPAALQMALEEDVEYRQGLPMDYLRYMGVANSDAVDTRRTAFMEKVQTLVKKLIDYAPIDAAVDQRAKSFLHDCLPPVLTQSEKAQSVYGFPARWQGGGPCDVDILITKDTEVRLLRHGIVRLCNEEAGVMLYYTTENSRVYHKEEPKFLEIDPEYTDSIEFLLSSYPNHVSVDTLPCETLEDKISLATLLFEKGILTTKKPLVQV, encoded by the coding sequence atggcggcgggcggcgcggaggagcagcggcggcggctggGGCGGGTCTCGGCGCTCTCGGTGTaccggcgggcggcgggggccgggcggcTGGAGCGGCGCCGCCGCGGGACGCCGCTGCCCGCGGGAGGCAAGCGGGCCAAggcgcggccgcggcgcggcggggcgggaagcggcggccCGGAGCCGGAGGCCCCCCTGCCGCCGCCGagcgccgccgcgccgcccagcCGCGTGGAGCGGGCCAAGGCGCAGCCGAGGCGCGGCGAGGCGGGAGGCGGGGGCCCGGAGCCCGAGGTCCCGCCACAGCCGCCGCCGagcgccgccgcgccgcccagcCGCGTGGAGCGGGCCAAGGCGCCGGCCGGCAGCCCCGAAGCGaagcggcggggcggcccgcgACCGGCGGGAGAGGGAGGCGGCGTGGTGGGGCTGCTGCGGCGGCTGGGGCGGCTGGAGGACAGCCGGCAGCGGGCGGCCGAGCTGTTCGGGTGGCTGGTGGCGCCGGTGGCGCCGGGGGAGTTCCTGGGGCGGCACTGGGAGCGGGcgccgctgctgctgcggcgCGGCGACCCCGGCTACTACGCGGGGCTCTTCTCCACGGCCGACTTCGACGCCGCCCTGCAAGGCGGCGAGGTGCACTTCGGGACCCACCTGGACGTGACCAGCTACGCCGAGGGGGTGCGGGAGACGCACAACCCATCcggccgggccctgcccgccgtCGTCTGGGACTTCTACCAGAACGGCTGCTCCCTGCGGCTGCTCAGCCCCCAGGCCTTCTCCCCCACCGTCTGGCACTTCCTCTCCATCCTGCAGGAGCACTTCGGCAGCATGGTGGGGGCCAACACGTACCTCACGCCACCTGGGACGCAGGGCTTCGCCCCCCACTACGATGACATCGAGGCCTTcgtgctgcagctggaggggaagAAGCACTGGCGCGTCTACAGCCCCCGCACGGATGCCGAGGTGCTGCCCCAGTTCTCCAGCGCAAACCTCACGCAGGCTGAACTCGGcgagcccatgctggagacgGTGCTGGAGGCCGGGGACCTGCTGTACTTCCCCCGCGGCTTCATCCACCAGGGCGACTGTCTCCCTGACGCACACTCGCTCCACATCACGGTGTCTTCCTACCAGAGGAACTCCTGGGGGGACCTCCTGGAGAAGCTCCTGCCGGCTGCGCTGCAGATGGCCCTGGAGGAGGATGTGGAATACCGGCAAGGGCTTCCCATGGACTACCTGAGGTACATGGGGGTCGCCAACTCGGACGCAGTCGACACTCGCCGAACGGCCTTTATGGAGAAGGTGCAGACACTGGTGAAGAAACTCATTGACTATGCACCCATTGATGCTGCTGTGGATCAGAGAGCCAAGTCGTTTCTTCACGACTGTCTCCCCCCGGTGCTTACACAAAGCGAAAAGGCGCAGAGCGTGTACGGCTTCCCGGCCCGGTGGCAAGGTGGAGGTCCCTGTGATGTTGATATACTGATAACAAAAGACACGGAAGTACGTCTCCTCCGCCATGGCATCGTTAGATTGTGTAATGAAGAAGCAGGTGTGATGCTGTATTACACAACAGAAAACTCAAGAGTGTATCACAAGGAAGAACCCAAGTTCCTTGAGATAGATCCCGAGTATACAGACAGTATCGAATTTCTCCTGTCTTCCTATCCTAACCATGTCAGTGTGGATACCCTTCCGTGTGAAACCTTGGAGGACAAGATTTCTCTAGCTACGCTCCTGTTTGAGAAAGGCATTCTGACTACGAAGAAGCCTCTGGTGCAAGTGTAA